ACCCGAAGCCTGAGTATCCGCGGATAAAGGCCGCCGCAAACAATGCGGCGGCCAGAAAGGCGCCCGCGCCCATTGAGAGATCAAAAGGCAGGGGCATTTGCGTCAGACCTGCTGCTCGCGCATGTCGGCCTTGTCGATGCCTGCCACGCGGACCGGCTTCTTCATGGCGTCACGGCGGAACGGTTCGCCCAGTTCCTGATTGATCATGGCTTCGATCAGGGTGGTTTTGCCGTTTTTCTGATCCTCGATGGCCTGCGCCAGCGCCGAGGTCAGCTCATCCATGGTGCGGGCCACAACGCCGTTGAGACCACAGGCCTTGGCGATGCCTGCATAAGAGACCTGCTCGTCCAGTTCGGTGCCGACGAAGTTGTCATCGAACCACAGGGTGGAGTTCCGCTTCTCCGCGCCCCACTGGTAGTTGCGGAACACGATATGGGTGATCGCGGGCCATTCACCGCGGCCAATCGCGGTCAGCTCGGTCACGGCGATGCCGAAGGCACCATCGCCAGAAAAGCCGACAACCGGGGTATCCGGGCAGCCGATCTTCGCGCCGACAATGGCGGGCAGACCATAGCCACAGGGACCAAAGAGGCCGGGGGCGAGGTATTTGCGCCCCTCGTCAAAGGAGGGGTAGGCGTTGCCGATGGCGCAGTTGTTGCCGATGTCAGAGGAGATGATCGCCTCACGGGGGAGGGCCTGCTGGATGGCGCGCCACGCCATGCGCGGGCTCATCCATTCGGGTTTGTCGGCACGGGCGCGCTGGTTCCAGGTGGTGCCCGGATCGTCGTCCTCGTGGGTCATTTCAGTCAGCTGCTGCGCCCAGCGGGATTTGGTTTCCGAGATGCGATTCTTGCGCTCCTCGCGGCCTGCATCGCCTGCGGTGTCGCTCAGCTGGGAGAGGATCCCGGAGGCCACTTTGGCCGCGTCGCCGATGATGCCGACGGAGACTTTCTTGGTCAGGCCGATGCGATCGGGGTTGATATCGACCTGGATAATTTTGGCGTTGGCCGGCCAGTATTCCATGCCGTAACCCGGCAGGGTGGAGAACGGGTTCAGACGGGTGCCGAGGCAGAGGACGACGTCGGCGTCCTTGATCAGCTCCATCCCGGCCTTGGAGCCGTTGTAGCCGAGCGGACCTGCAAACAGCGGGTGGTTGCCGGGAAAGGCGTCATTGTGCTGATAACCCACGCAGACCGGGGCATCCAGACGTTCGGCCAGTTCTTGAGAGGCTGCGATGCCGCCTTTGGAGAGAACCACACCAGCGCCGTTCAGGATCACGGGGTTCTTGGCTTCAGACAGCAGCTTTGCCGCGTCACTGACGGCGGTTTCGCCACCGGAGGGGCGTTCGAATTCGACGATGGCGGGCAGCTCGATGTCGATGACCTGGGTCCACATATCGCGGGGGATGTTCAGCTGCGCCGGGGCTGACGCACGTTTGGCGTTCATGATCACACGGTTCAGAACCTCGGCGACGCGGGAGGGGTCGCGGACCTCTTCCTGATAGGCCACGCAGTCGGCGAACATGCGCATCTGTTCCATTTCCTGGAAACCGCCCTGACCAATGGTCTTGTTTGCGGCTTGCGGGGTGACCAGCAGCAGCGGGGTGTGGTTCCAATAGGCGGTTTTCACGGCGGTGACGAAGTTGGTGATGCCGGGGCCGTTCTGCGCGATCATCATCGACATCTTGCCGGTGGCGCGGGTGTAACCATCGGCCATCATGCCGCCGGAGCCTTCATGGGCGCAGTCCCAGAAGGTGATCCCCGCTTCGGGAAAGATGTCGGAAATCGGCATCATGGCCGAGCCGATAATGCCAAACGCATGTTGGATGCCATGCATTTGCAGTGTTTTTACAAATGCTTCCTCGGTGGTCATTTTCATCGCGTATTCTCCTGATGAGACGCCAAAAGGGCCGGCACAAAGGCCGGGATGAATCTGGTGTATTCCGCCCGGCAGACCCGGGTTAGGGCCAGTTCCCGCCCCGGCTTAGTACCAGTATGCGACGGGGTGTTGAATGCTGCGGTGCAGCGTCAAGCAGGCGGCCGTGAGGCGGGCGAACCACGGCTGTGGCTGGCTAGCCAGCCTTTGCACGGCTGGGGCGGAGGGCCTCTGCGATGAGGGCCAGCCCGGGCGCGATCCGGTTGGACGGGATCGAAGAGTACCCCAAGCGGTAATAGTTCTGTTTGCGGTGTTCCGCCGCGAAGAAAGGCGCGCCGGGTTCGATCAGGACGCTCGTTGCCTTCAGCGACTGGGCGACCGCGGCGGTATCCACACCTTCATCGGCGCGCATCCACAGGGAGGAGCCACCGTAGACCCCAACCCCCGCGACGCTGAGCCCGTGATGGGTCACCGCGTCTTCGATCACGCAGCGGCGATCGTGCAGTACCTTGGCCATGCGGCGGATCTGGGCATCGTAGTGGCCCAGCGACAGGAAATAGGCCACGGTGCGCTGCACATGGCCGGGCGGATGGCGCAGCACATTGGCGCGCAGGGCGCGGGCCTGCCGGATGAAGGGCTCGGACCCCACCAGATAGCCAAGGCGAAGGCCGGGAAAGAGCGATTTGGAAAAGCTGCCGACATAGACCACCCGCCCATCCGCATCGAGTGATTTCAGCGCGGGGGAGGGCGCGCCGAGGAAGGACATTTCAAACTCATAATCGTCTTCGACAATCACCGCGTCGATCTCGCGGGCGCGTTCCAGAAGCTGCTTGCGCCGGGCCATGGGCATGGTCGCCGTGGTCGGGCTTTGGTGGCTGGGGGTGGTGAAGATGACATCGGTGTCATCCCGGATGGTGTCAGGCGGCAGCCCGTCATGATCTACAGGCAGGCAGTCGATCTCGCAGCCGCGATAGACCAGCTGATCGCGCAGGGTATAATAGGTCGGATCCTCCAGCGCGGCCTTGCGTCCCGGTCCCAGCAGCAACTGGGTCACCAGCCAGAGCGCGTTCTGGGCGCCAAGCGTGA
The nucleotide sequence above comes from Phaeobacter inhibens DSM 16374. Encoded proteins:
- the xsc gene encoding sulfoacetaldehyde acetyltransferase → MKMTTEEAFVKTLQMHGIQHAFGIIGSAMMPISDIFPEAGITFWDCAHEGSGGMMADGYTRATGKMSMMIAQNGPGITNFVTAVKTAYWNHTPLLLVTPQAANKTIGQGGFQEMEQMRMFADCVAYQEEVRDPSRVAEVLNRVIMNAKRASAPAQLNIPRDMWTQVIDIELPAIVEFERPSGGETAVSDAAKLLSEAKNPVILNGAGVVLSKGGIAASQELAERLDAPVCVGYQHNDAFPGNHPLFAGPLGYNGSKAGMELIKDADVVLCLGTRLNPFSTLPGYGMEYWPANAKIIQVDINPDRIGLTKKVSVGIIGDAAKVASGILSQLSDTAGDAGREERKNRISETKSRWAQQLTEMTHEDDDPGTTWNQRARADKPEWMSPRMAWRAIQQALPREAIISSDIGNNCAIGNAYPSFDEGRKYLAPGLFGPCGYGLPAIVGAKIGCPDTPVVGFSGDGAFGIAVTELTAIGRGEWPAITHIVFRNYQWGAEKRNSTLWFDDNFVGTELDEQVSYAGIAKACGLNGVVARTMDELTSALAQAIEDQKNGKTTLIEAMINQELGEPFRRDAMKKPVRVAGIDKADMREQQV
- a CDS encoding PLP-dependent aminotransferase family protein; protein product: MAISVDTFFLNPDAQGTLQAQIQEMIAEGILSGRLRVGEKLPSSRKLAAHLGISRITVTLAYTELLANDYLISKGRSGYYVSENAPVPPSYAPSQKSADTVDWSSAIVGNYCGGDTPRKPQDWRDYRYPFIYGQADASLFDHANWRLCALRALGQKDFAALTNDYFDQDDPLLVEYIARHTLPRRGISARPEEILITLGAQNALWLVTQLLLGPGRKAALEDPTYYTLRDQLVYRGCEIDCLPVDHDGLPPDTIRDDTDVIFTTPSHQSPTTATMPMARRKQLLERAREIDAVIVEDDYEFEMSFLGAPSPALKSLDADGRVVYVGSFSKSLFPGLRLGYLVGSEPFIRQARALRANVLRHPPGHVQRTVAYFLSLGHYDAQIRRMAKVLHDRRCVIEDAVTHHGLSVAGVGVYGGSSLWMRADEGVDTAAVAQSLKATSVLIEPGAPFFAAEHRKQNYYRLGYSSIPSNRIAPGLALIAEALRPSRAKAG